The following proteins are encoded in a genomic region of Ignavibacteriota bacterium:
- a CDS encoding VWA domain-containing protein, which yields MHTPRSLLLLLLAGIMLLLPSQRMRADDDTLRIVRIDTSGYPTIRVHVRAYCKGVQYSGLNQVDIEVVDGVARTFKVNCPSQTVPMSVALVLDRSGSVAGTTIYRIQQGAAQFVSLFQQHPTGTDEGAIISFSEDVTVDQSMTSDQMLLYSAISKIFPWGNTALWDGVMFGINEVAVNGTNPIKAVVVLSDGDDNQSTADLPDAIRFARQHGIPVYTMCLMYHTTPTAVANMRMLADSTGGLFFPMYHPDDIVPAFRAIQTLITGGVNDCVIEYKVECADGSMRTAVVTAQACGKTVTATARYRAPIDQTLPSVNIRFETAEAYENGDLYIPVMISAIGSRADISRLDFKILHQDSVDFHRAITDPYFAKNFTVSTSRSVDTLLFHLDGSASLMGEDTLMVLHFKTRSFAKDSTMPLMLFYVDKNTQQCMLLRVSSSDYRVYRRPVLGITCIDTLQVAWDPNAAIYAPNELVFSTGVRNSSDIVARNTRAWITLPPGMVLTSPSDTVRLFGDLGQNAFETVTFRAQIVPTDTAREYVVCVTVKPDSGAATECCTRIVTEAARPALRCALVMPREARWSDSAQSYIPAVLPVTLTVRNVSPITARPAAAWIDVPDGFTLDAATPRETVLTPSALAQSDTGRVTWLLRVNDRMTSDTVTICVRAAAGGDTTICCEKFFVTSSPVRAALVCGNPVFLKYDEEKGVYDPPQFLVTTSVRNISGIDMAQARASITLPSFLTLAPGERQVKDAPNGAVVQAGDSVTIAWVVVASAPPVDGAQVCIDVFASNYPGGRCCTPVRVQTDLAAPVLACSLSGPDTVRSVDGSYVPNPITLDLSVQNVGTSPARTVFAALLQGADLSINAADRALKQLVDSLPGGASVQGRFLIDVLDRTVSRHDTIRVTVYAANGGAIVCEKIIWIEGVRAPLLELTCTAPDSLFYVDSLGAYVPTPFILRLTARNVGTAPADSVTAEFLPPPDITLDAGEQPVKLLTPSRLTEGQSGFAEWRVVAVPRTVGRIDTLRAQVRSRGRVLAITQPCFTPVSVPATRAPRLTLSCAPVSELAVNGAVYTPDPFAIRLVVRNDGDGEAFELAASVLSHGRLQRGGDSAVKLRGTLAKGAQTEFLWNFHATPGATGDSVEVCLRLVSRRGGEQSCCTKIWLPPLPGGGILVACAAPDTVAFSIQNNGYPNPILVTAEVHNPTPRAIDSVHALLVLPAGLQLAAGETADKRLLNIAPAARETVQWLVDVVRDTSTVEKLRRVRVQFSSSDGVRYCDRDILVLPPPPSFDTTAFRVACTAPDSIRFVNAQIGLQPSPFSVSVEIANTGTMPLLNVQATISMPAGATLSPGENQTKSLGAPLPPSQRATLTWSCVPSLSEETRSARFIVRVETQGAAAQTCEPVTVIERVYREIRLSIPRGNVVRSGQAITIPLNFTNPTQATVAYFQTSVVYDPATVQIEGILQAGTLTAAWPALQFTLDTSGHVTIGGSGTQPLAGAGALVLLRLRALSGDGTENPFGVKLSDLTLTDPLVADGIRVELEHGDVVTTGDCLIPLAGSERFALRPNRPNPFNPGTWIPFALAPGMAGAHVRLEVFDSFGRLVRRVLDGPFAAGEHAAYFDATGLPSGVYFARLAVGDQVHVRPMSLSR from the coding sequence ATGCATACACCGCGCTCCCTGCTGCTGCTCCTGCTGGCCGGAATCATGCTCCTGCTTCCGTCACAGCGGATGCGGGCCGATGACGACACGCTGCGCATCGTCCGCATCGATACAAGCGGGTATCCCACGATCCGTGTGCACGTGCGCGCGTACTGCAAGGGCGTGCAGTACAGCGGATTGAACCAGGTCGACATCGAGGTGGTGGACGGCGTGGCGCGCACGTTCAAGGTCAACTGTCCGTCACAAACCGTACCCATGTCGGTGGCGCTGGTGCTCGACCGCAGCGGATCCGTCGCCGGAACCACCATATACCGCATACAGCAGGGCGCGGCGCAGTTTGTCAGTCTTTTCCAGCAGCATCCGACCGGCACCGACGAGGGCGCAATCATCAGCTTCTCGGAGGATGTCACCGTCGACCAGTCGATGACATCGGACCAGATGCTCCTCTATTCAGCCATCTCGAAGATTTTCCCGTGGGGGAACACGGCCCTGTGGGACGGCGTGATGTTCGGCATCAACGAAGTGGCGGTGAACGGCACCAATCCGATCAAGGCTGTGGTCGTGCTGAGCGACGGCGACGACAACCAGAGTACCGCGGATCTGCCCGACGCCATCCGGTTCGCGCGCCAGCACGGCATCCCCGTGTACACGATGTGCCTGATGTATCACACCACGCCGACGGCCGTCGCAAATATGCGCATGCTGGCCGATTCGACCGGCGGTCTCTTTTTCCCGATGTATCACCCCGACGATATCGTTCCGGCCTTCCGCGCAATACAGACGCTGATCACCGGAGGTGTGAACGACTGCGTGATCGAGTACAAGGTGGAATGTGCCGACGGATCGATGCGCACGGCGGTGGTGACCGCGCAGGCCTGCGGCAAGACCGTCACAGCCACAGCGCGCTACAGGGCGCCCATCGATCAGACGCTGCCTTCTGTGAACATCCGTTTCGAAACAGCCGAGGCCTACGAGAACGGCGACCTGTACATACCGGTGATGATCTCCGCCATCGGATCGCGCGCCGACATCTCCCGGCTCGATTTTAAGATACTGCATCAGGATTCGGTGGATTTTCACCGCGCGATCACGGATCCCTACTTCGCGAAGAACTTCACCGTCAGCACCAGCCGCAGCGTCGATACACTGCTCTTTCATCTCGACGGCTCGGCCTCGCTCATGGGCGAGGACACGCTGATGGTGTTGCATTTCAAAACGCGTTCCTTCGCGAAAGACAGCACCATGCCGCTGATGCTGTTCTACGTCGATAAAAACACCCAGCAGTGCATGCTGCTCCGTGTCTCCTCGTCGGATTACCGCGTGTACCGCCGACCCGTGCTCGGCATCACATGTATCGACACCCTTCAGGTTGCGTGGGACCCCAACGCGGCAATCTACGCGCCGAACGAACTCGTGTTCAGCACCGGGGTGCGCAACAGTTCCGACATTGTGGCGCGCAATACACGCGCATGGATAACGCTACCGCCCGGCATGGTCCTGACCTCGCCCAGCGATACCGTGCGCCTCTTCGGTGATCTGGGACAAAACGCGTTCGAGACCGTCACGTTCCGGGCGCAGATTGTTCCGACAGACACCGCGCGCGAGTACGTCGTGTGTGTGACCGTCAAGCCCGACAGCGGCGCAGCGACGGAGTGCTGCACGAGGATAGTGACCGAGGCCGCGCGTCCCGCGCTGCGTTGTGCGCTTGTGATGCCGCGCGAGGCGCGGTGGAGCGACAGCGCGCAGTCGTACATCCCGGCGGTGCTGCCGGTGACCCTCACCGTGCGGAATGTGAGTCCGATCACCGCGCGTCCCGCCGCCGCGTGGATCGACGTGCCCGACGGTTTCACACTCGATGCAGCAACGCCGCGCGAGACGGTTCTGACACCATCCGCGTTGGCGCAGTCCGACACCGGTCGTGTGACCTGGCTGTTGCGTGTGAACGACCGCATGACATCCGACACCGTGACCATTTGTGTGCGGGCTGCCGCCGGTGGTGACACGACGATATGCTGCGAGAAATTCTTCGTCACATCCTCGCCCGTGCGGGCGGCTCTCGTCTGTGGCAATCCCGTCTTTCTCAAGTACGACGAGGAGAAGGGCGTGTACGATCCCCCGCAATTCCTGGTCACCACCTCGGTGCGCAACATCTCCGGCATCGACATGGCACAGGCGCGGGCATCGATCACACTTCCGTCGTTTCTGACTCTCGCCCCGGGTGAGCGCCAGGTGAAGGACGCGCCAAACGGCGCGGTGGTGCAGGCCGGCGACAGCGTGACCATCGCCTGGGTTGTCGTGGCGAGCGCGCCGCCCGTCGATGGGGCCCAGGTGTGCATCGACGTGTTTGCATCCAACTACCCCGGCGGCCGCTGCTGCACACCCGTGCGGGTGCAGACCGACCTCGCGGCGCCCGTGCTCGCCTGCTCGCTGTCCGGTCCCGACACTGTGCGATCGGTCGACGGCTCGTACGTGCCGAATCCGATAACGCTCGATCTCTCGGTGCAGAATGTCGGCACATCGCCGGCGCGCACCGTCTTCGCGGCTCTCCTGCAGGGAGCGGATCTGTCGATTAACGCGGCGGACCGCGCGCTGAAGCAGCTCGTCGATTCACTGCCGGGCGGCGCGTCGGTGCAGGGTCGTTTCCTGATCGACGTGCTCGACCGGACCGTCTCACGCCACGACACCATCAGGGTCACGGTATACGCTGCCAACGGCGGCGCCATCGTCTGCGAGAAGATCATCTGGATCGAGGGTGTGCGCGCACCGCTGCTGGAACTCACGTGTACGGCCCCCGATTCGCTGTTCTACGTCGATTCGCTCGGCGCCTACGTGCCCACTCCCTTCATCCTGCGTCTCACCGCGCGCAATGTAGGCACTGCTCCCGCGGACTCCGTCACCGCCGAATTCCTGCCGCCCCCCGACATCACACTTGATGCAGGCGAGCAGCCGGTGAAACTTCTTACGCCGTCGCGGCTCACCGAGGGGCAGAGCGGCTTTGCCGAATGGCGCGTTGTCGCCGTGCCGCGAACGGTCGGGCGCATAGACACGCTCCGCGCGCAGGTCCGCTCTCGCGGCCGCGTACTCGCCATCACGCAGCCCTGTTTCACGCCCGTGTCTGTGCCCGCGACGCGCGCTCCGCGACTGACACTCTCGTGCGCACCCGTGTCCGAACTTGCGGTGAACGGCGCCGTGTACACACCCGATCCATTTGCGATACGTCTTGTTGTGCGCAACGACGGCGACGGCGAGGCCTTCGAGCTTGCCGCGTCGGTGTTGAGCCACGGCCGGCTGCAGCGCGGAGGCGACAGCGCGGTGAAACTCCGCGGGACTCTCGCCAAGGGTGCGCAGACCGAATTCCTGTGGAATTTCCACGCCACCCCCGGCGCCACGGGCGATTCGGTGGAGGTGTGCCTGCGGCTCGTGTCGCGTCGCGGAGGCGAACAGTCGTGCTGCACCAAGATCTGGCTGCCGCCGCTGCCCGGCGGCGGGATACTCGTCGCCTGCGCCGCGCCCGACACCGTGGCGTTCAGCATCCAGAATAACGGATATCCGAATCCGATTCTCGTCACCGCCGAAGTGCACAATCCCACACCACGCGCGATCGACTCGGTGCATGCGTTGCTTGTGTTGCCCGCGGGCCTGCAGCTTGCGGCGGGAGAAACGGCGGACAAACGGCTCCTGAATATCGCGCCCGCGGCGCGCGAGACCGTGCAGTGGCTGGTCGATGTCGTGCGGGACACGTCGACCGTGGAGAAGCTGCGCCGCGTGCGTGTGCAGTTCTCGAGCAGCGACGGCGTGCGATACTGCGACCGCGACATACTCGTGCTGCCGCCGCCTCCGTCGTTCGACACGACCGCATTCCGCGTCGCATGCACCGCACCCGATTCCATACGATTCGTGAACGCGCAAATTGGATTGCAGCCCTCGCCGTTCAGCGTGTCCGTCGAGATTGCCAATACCGGCACGATGCCGCTGCTCAATGTGCAGGCGACGATCAGTATGCCGGCCGGTGCGACGTTGAGTCCGGGCGAGAATCAGACTAAATCGCTCGGGGCGCCGCTGCCACCCTCGCAGCGGGCGACGCTCACATGGTCCTGCGTTCCGTCGCTGTCGGAAGAAACCCGCAGCGCGCGTTTCATCGTGCGTGTCGAAACACAGGGAGCGGCCGCGCAGACCTGCGAACCTGTCACGGTGATCGAGCGGGTGTACCGCGAGATACGTCTGTCCATACCTCGGGGCAATGTTGTGCGCAGCGGACAGGCGATCACCATCCCCTTGAACTTCACGAATCCCACGCAGGCCACGGTTGCGTATTTCCAGACATCCGTCGTCTATGATCCTGCCACAGTGCAGATCGAGGGGATACTGCAGGCAGGCACACTCACGGCGGCATGGCCCGCGCTGCAGTTCACGCTCGACACGTCCGGCCACGTCACGATAGGCGGGAGCGGGACGCAGCCGCTTGCCGGCGCCGGGGCCTTGGTGTTGTTGCGCCTGCGGGCCTTGTCGGGCGACGGCACCGAGAATCCCTTCGGCGTCAAACTGTCGGATCTGACCCTGACCGATCCGCTTGTCGCCGACGGTATCCGGGTCGAGCTTGAACACGGCGACGTGGTGACAACCGGCGACTGCCTCATCCCGCTCGCGGGCTCCGAACGCTTTGCACTGCGACCGAACCGACCGAATCCGTTCAATCCGGGCACCTGGATTCCTTTTGCCCTCGCACCCGGCATGGCGGGCGCACACGTGCGGCTCGAGGTGTTCGACTCGTTTGGTCGTCTCGTGCGGCGTGTGCTGGACGGTCCTTTCGCCGCGGGGGAACATGCAGCCTATTTTGATGCCACGGGACTCCCAAGCGGCGTGTATTTTGCGCGTCTCGCGGTGGGCGACCAGGTACACGTCAGACCGATGAGTTTGTCACGATAG
- a CDS encoding thymidine phosphorylase, translating into MLAQEIIRNKRNGAALREEELRGFLRGYVQGDVSDAQMSAMLMAVYFRGMTFDETIALTGAYLDSGARLDLSTIPGVTVDKHSTGGVGDKVSLLLAPIVAAAGVPVPMISGRGLGHTGGTLDKLESIPGFRTRLSEAEFTDVLQRCGAVFAGQSETLVPLDRRIYALRDITATVDSHPLIAASIMSKKIAGGAQALVLDVKCGRGAFMTSHDEAVHLAALLCRVGEHFGLRVTGLVTRMDEPLGRAIGNHLEMIETIECLRGEDRADLLDVTLRLAGMMIAEGRKAADAEEGSVIAREMIRSGLAFRKLLDIVEAQGGDPAYIDEPLLFPVPKCGIDVLAERDGYVADIDARTLGLVAVEIGAGRRHTDDVIDPTAGIVLDAQRGDAVHAGDRLCRLYSSAQTTLAPFRDTAAAAFTLTPSAPPPVQRVLSSFDASGVTHTATNAHPL; encoded by the coding sequence ATGCTCGCACAGGAAATCATCCGGAACAAGCGCAACGGCGCCGCACTGCGCGAAGAAGAATTGCGCGGATTCCTCCGCGGATATGTGCAGGGCGACGTTTCCGACGCGCAGATGTCGGCGATGCTCATGGCCGTGTACTTCCGCGGGATGACCTTTGACGAGACGATCGCGCTGACGGGCGCCTATCTCGATTCGGGTGCCCGGCTCGATCTCTCGACGATACCCGGCGTCACGGTCGACAAACATTCGACGGGCGGCGTGGGCGACAAGGTGTCGTTGCTGCTCGCGCCCATAGTGGCCGCAGCGGGCGTGCCGGTGCCGATGATATCCGGACGAGGACTGGGTCACACCGGCGGCACGCTCGACAAACTGGAGAGTATTCCCGGCTTCCGCACGCGGCTGTCGGAGGCGGAGTTCACGGATGTCCTGCAGCGATGCGGCGCCGTGTTTGCGGGACAGAGCGAGACGCTCGTGCCGCTCGACCGCCGCATCTACGCCCTGCGCGACATCACTGCCACGGTCGACAGCCATCCACTCATCGCCGCGAGCATCATGAGCAAAAAGATCGCGGGTGGCGCGCAGGCGCTGGTGCTCGATGTCAAATGCGGCCGCGGCGCCTTTATGACATCACACGACGAGGCGGTGCATCTCGCGGCGCTGCTCTGCCGCGTGGGAGAACATTTTGGCCTCCGCGTAACGGGTCTAGTCACGCGCATGGATGAACCGCTGGGACGCGCGATCGGAAACCATCTCGAAATGATAGAGACCATCGAATGCCTGCGCGGGGAGGACCGTGCCGATCTGCTCGATGTCACACTGCGTCTCGCGGGCATGATGATCGCGGAGGGCCGCAAGGCGGCCGATGCGGAGGAGGGGAGTGTCATCGCGCGTGAAATGATACGCAGCGGCCTCGCCTTCAGAAAACTACTCGACATCGTCGAAGCGCAGGGCGGTGATCCAGCGTATATCGACGAACCGCTGCTGTTCCCCGTGCCCAAGTGCGGCATCGACGTGCTGGCCGAACGTGACGGCTACGTTGCGGACATTGACGCGCGGACCCTCGGGCTTGTTGCCGTGGAGATCGGCGCGGGCCGCCGCCATACCGACGACGTCATCGATCCCACGGCGGGCATCGTGCTCGATGCACAACGCGGGGACGCCGTCCATGCGGGCGACCGACTCTGCCGGCTCTATTCCTCCGCTCAAACGACACTTGCGCCTTTCCGCGATACCGCCGCGGCGGCCTTCACACTCACCCCCTCCGCGCCGCCGCCGGTGCAGCGTGTGTTGTCGTCGTTCGACGCATCGGGTGTGACACATACCGCGACAAACGCGCACCCATTGTGA
- a CDS encoding DUF1579 domain-containing protein has product MLRSISVALVALYLCAASFDAVAQKEKGAKAPSQEEMMKRWQVFMTPADAHARLMKMAGTWNVENKIWMGGPGSEAQTSTGTAVYSEYLGGRYLKQEMNATMMQMPYHGFGVFGYDNFKKKYTGFWIDDMSTAISVMEGSYDEKSRSIVFWGKMDEPMTGEKDKKVKYIVRIENDDTHYFEIYDVQTYGEKQPVMQVKYTRAK; this is encoded by the coding sequence ATGTTGCGTTCGATATCTGTTGCACTCGTAGCGCTGTATCTCTGCGCCGCGTCATTCGACGCTGTCGCCCAGAAGGAAAAAGGCGCGAAGGCGCCGAGTCAGGAGGAGATGATGAAACGCTGGCAGGTGTTCATGACACCCGCCGACGCGCATGCCCGCCTGATGAAGATGGCCGGAACCTGGAATGTCGAGAACAAGATATGGATGGGCGGGCCCGGGAGCGAAGCACAGACGTCCACCGGAACCGCCGTGTATTCCGAATACCTCGGCGGCAGGTATCTGAAACAGGAGATGAACGCCACCATGATGCAGATGCCGTATCATGGCTTCGGCGTCTTCGGATACGACAACTTCAAGAAGAAATACACCGGTTTCTGGATCGACGACATGAGCACCGCCATTTCAGTGATGGAAGGATCGTACGACGAGAAGTCTCGCTCCATAGTGTTCTGGGGGAAAATGGACGAGCCCATGACCGGGGAAAAGGACAAGAAGGTGAAATACATCGTACGCATCGAGAACGACGATACACATTACTTCGAGATCTACGATGTGCAGACATACGGCGAGAAACAGCCGGTCATGCAGGTGAAGTACACACGCGCAAAATAG
- a CDS encoding DMT family protein, whose amino-acid sequence MKHYIITTALLCCSNVFMTFAWYGHLKNMSHKPWVVAALVSWGIALFEYLLQVPANRIGNQAMNVGQLKILQEVIALTVFIPFSLMYLKERPSWDYLWAGLCLLAAAFFIFRKKLMGG is encoded by the coding sequence ATGAAACACTACATCATCACGACCGCGTTGTTATGCTGCAGCAACGTTTTCATGACTTTCGCCTGGTATGGGCATCTGAAGAACATGTCGCACAAGCCGTGGGTGGTCGCGGCGCTTGTCTCGTGGGGCATTGCGCTCTTTGAGTACCTTCTGCAAGTGCCCGCGAATCGTATCGGCAATCAGGCAATGAACGTCGGGCAGCTCAAGATTCTTCAGGAGGTGATCGCGTTGACCGTCTTCATCCCATTCTCGCTCATGTATCTGAAGGAACGGCCGAGTTGGGATTACCTGTGGGCGGGGCTTTGTCTGCTCGCTGCGGCGTTCTTCATTTTTCGCAAGAAACTCATGGGCGGATGA
- a CDS encoding acyl-CoA thioesterase — translation MSLEETAAPETYELHFTVQPGDIDMLGHVNNIVYLRWVQDIAIAHWGARAPREDQDALYWVVTRHEIDYKRSAMPGDTIRARTWIGKASRFAFERHTEILRASDGKLLVKALTLWCPMSRATNKPVDVRPEVRALFSVGMLDEVSPAAATGR, via the coding sequence ATGAGTTTGGAAGAGACCGCCGCACCTGAAACGTACGAATTACACTTCACCGTCCAGCCCGGCGACATCGACATGCTCGGGCACGTGAACAACATCGTGTATCTGCGATGGGTGCAGGACATCGCGATAGCCCACTGGGGCGCGCGCGCGCCACGGGAAGATCAGGACGCGCTGTACTGGGTTGTGACACGCCACGAGATCGACTACAAACGTTCCGCCATGCCGGGGGATACCATCCGCGCAAGAACCTGGATAGGCAAGGCATCACGCTTTGCCTTCGAGCGGCACACCGAGATTCTGCGCGCGAGCGACGGCAAGCTGCTCGTGAAGGCGCTTACACTGTGGTGCCCGATGAGCCGCGCGACCAACAAACCCGTGGACGTCCGTCCGGAAGTACGCGCGCTGTTTTCGGTCGGGATGCTCGACGAAGTTTCGCCTGCGGCAGCGACGGGTCGATGA
- a CDS encoding TonB-dependent receptor translates to MLRISIFLFIVMCVWITADAQQLTVRDRASGRGLEHVIVRGGDGQVRSTDADGRADLTGLAPGTRLRVELIGYTSQDVGVDELHERGYIVYLEEKPFRMEEVIVSATRWKQPQRDVPSRTIAVREGDVLLANPQTAADLLAASGEVYVQKSQLGGGSPMIRGFATNRVLIAVDGVRMNTAIFRTGNVQNVINLDPLAIERTEVLFGPGAVMYGSDAIGGVMSFSTLGARYGTTDGLTFSGNAYTRGSSANGEKTGHVDLEYELPRWGFVTSFTYSDYGDLRMGSHGPDDFLRTRYMERINGVDSILTNGDPELQVPSGYSQWNVMQKIRHRPAEGWDLSYGFHYSRTSDYARYDRLTRPRGSGLRSAEWYYGPQTWMLHSLAIGNSGGSVLYDNLRATLAYQRFGESRHDRDFGKPTLFHRTESVDAISVNLDASKALAEKYTVSYGVELLHNTVGSTGENEDVRTGVSIPGSTRYPDGATWQAAALYANLTWSVLPALSLQAGARYSFISLRADFDTTFFHFPFTTAAMDNGAMSGSLGAVYRPIEALALHGVLSSGFRAPNVDDVGKVFDSAPGAVVVPNPDLRPEYAYNAELGASLIIDEVVKIDVTAFSTLLRDALVRRNFTLNGQDSILYDGSMSRVQAIQNAAEAHVSGVQARLELRLPGGFGLTSHFTTMSGDEELDDGSTGPLRHVAPWYGTTRLTFTMSRFDADVSAVYNGTVSAEDLAPGLEGKDYLYALDDNGKPYVPGWVTLNLKLRYMPTDFLQITAGIENIGDIRYRTYSSGISAPGRNYIGAIRLSL, encoded by the coding sequence ATGCTACGAATTTCGATTTTCCTTTTCATAGTCATGTGCGTCTGGATCACAGCGGACGCGCAGCAGCTCACCGTGCGCGACCGCGCCTCGGGGCGCGGGCTTGAACATGTGATTGTGCGCGGCGGCGACGGACAGGTGCGCAGCACCGATGCTGACGGGCGCGCGGATCTTACCGGTCTCGCACCTGGCACACGGCTGCGAGTTGAGCTTATCGGGTACACGTCGCAGGACGTCGGCGTCGACGAATTGCACGAGCGCGGCTACATCGTCTATCTCGAAGAAAAACCCTTTCGCATGGAAGAAGTGATCGTCTCAGCAACACGCTGGAAACAACCGCAGCGGGATGTGCCGTCGCGGACCATCGCCGTCCGCGAGGGGGATGTGCTGCTTGCCAATCCTCAGACCGCGGCGGATCTGCTTGCCGCGTCGGGTGAGGTGTACGTGCAGAAGAGCCAGCTCGGCGGCGGGAGTCCGATGATACGCGGCTTCGCGACAAACCGCGTGCTCATCGCTGTCGACGGTGTGCGAATGAACACGGCGATATTCCGCACGGGCAACGTGCAGAATGTGATCAATCTGGACCCGCTCGCCATCGAACGCACCGAGGTTCTGTTCGGACCCGGCGCTGTGATGTACGGCAGCGATGCCATCGGTGGTGTGATGAGCTTCTCGACACTGGGAGCACGCTACGGCACTACCGATGGGCTTACCTTCAGCGGGAACGCCTACACGCGCGGCTCGAGCGCAAACGGCGAAAAAACCGGACATGTGGATCTTGAATACGAACTGCCCCGCTGGGGATTTGTCACGAGTTTCACGTACAGCGACTACGGCGATTTACGCATGGGCAGCCACGGTCCCGACGATTTTCTGCGCACGCGCTACATGGAGCGTATCAATGGCGTGGACAGCATACTGACCAACGGTGATCCGGAACTGCAGGTGCCCTCGGGATATTCCCAGTGGAATGTCATGCAGAAAATCCGCCACCGCCCCGCCGAGGGCTGGGATCTCTCGTATGGGTTCCATTACTCCCGGACGTCGGACTACGCGCGATACGACCGTCTGACGCGGCCGCGAGGCAGCGGGCTCCGTTCGGCCGAGTGGTACTACGGTCCGCAGACGTGGATGCTGCATTCCCTTGCGATCGGGAACAGCGGCGGGTCTGTTCTGTACGACAATCTCCGCGCGACGCTTGCGTATCAGCGCTTTGGTGAGAGCCGGCACGACCGTGACTTTGGCAAACCGACATTATTCCACCGGACCGAATCGGTGGATGCGATATCGGTCAACCTCGATGCAAGCAAGGCCCTGGCGGAGAAATACACCGTGTCGTACGGTGTGGAACTGCTCCACAACACCGTCGGGTCCACGGGCGAAAACGAGGACGTCCGGACCGGAGTTTCAATTCCAGGATCCACGCGGTATCCCGACGGCGCGACGTGGCAGGCGGCCGCACTGTACGCCAACCTCACATGGTCGGTGCTGCCGGCCCTGTCGTTGCAGGCCGGCGCGCGATATTCGTTCATTTCGCTCCGCGCGGATTTCGACACCACGTTTTTCCATTTCCCGTTCACAACCGCGGCAATGGACAACGGTGCAATGAGCGGGAGCCTGGGGGCGGTGTACCGTCCCATCGAAGCTCTCGCGTTGCATGGAGTGCTGTCGAGCGGATTCCGCGCACCGAATGTCGACGACGTCGGCAAGGTGTTCGACTCCGCACCCGGCGCCGTCGTGGTGCCGAATCCCGATCTACGGCCCGAGTACGCATACAATGCAGAACTCGGCGCGAGTTTGATCATCGACGAAGTGGTGAAGATCGACGTCACGGCGTTCTCGACGCTTCTGCGTGATGCGCTGGTCCGTCGCAACTTCACATTGAACGGGCAGGACAGCATCCTCTACGACGGCAGCATGAGCCGGGTTCAGGCGATACAGAATGCGGCCGAGGCACACGTGTCGGGTGTGCAGGCACGGCTCGAGCTGCGTCTCCCGGGTGGTTTTGGTCTGACGTCGCATTTCACCACGATGAGTGGCGATGAGGAACTCGACGACGGGAGCACAGGACCACTGCGGCATGTGGCGCCGTGGTACGGCACAACACGCCTTACCTTCACCATGTCGCGCTTCGATGCCGATGTTTCAGCGGTGTATAACGGCACGGTGAGCGCCGAGGATCTGGCCCCCGGCCTCGAGGGCAAGGACTACCTGTACGCGCTCGATGACAACGGCAAACCCTATGTACCCGGCTGGGTCACGCTGAATCTGAAGCTGCGGTATATGCCGACAGATTTCCTGCAGATCACTGCAGGAATCGAGAACATCGGCGACATTCGATACCGGACCTACTCCTCGGGTATTTCCGCCCCGGGAAGAAATTATATCGGCGCGATACGGTTGTCGCTGTAG
- a CDS encoding DUF4287 domain-containing protein gives MATLEQAVQTQLANIQKKTGRTLDELAAVAHNSGLTKHGALRDMFKTQFGLGHGDANTLVHMILKSDGSSAALDKGLSSDDVVDAIYTGPKAALRPIHDAVMAHARKLGEFEIAPKKGYISLRRKKQFAMLGPATNTRVELGLNMKGAEGTERLLEQPAGGMCSHKVKLTDAAEVDGDVVAWLKQAYDTAG, from the coding sequence ATGGCAACCCTGGAGCAGGCGGTACAGACACAGCTCGCAAACATACAGAAAAAGACAGGTCGTACATTGGACGAACTGGCGGCCGTCGCCCATAACAGCGGACTGACAAAACACGGAGCGCTGCGCGACATGTTCAAGACCCAGTTCGGGCTCGGCCACGGCGATGCGAACACCCTTGTGCACATGATCCTGAAGTCCGACGGCAGCTCGGCCGCACTGGACAAGGGGCTCTCGTCTGACGATGTCGTGGACGCCATCTATACCGGCCCGAAGGCCGCCCTGCGGCCGATTCATGATGCGGTGATGGCGCACGCGCGGAAACTCGGAGAATTCGAGATTGCACCGAAAAAGGGCTACATCAGTCTGCGCAGGAAGAAACAATTCGCGATGCTGGGACCCGCGACGAACACACGCGTGGAACTCGGATTGAACATGAAGGGCGCAGAGGGGACGGAGCGTCTTCTGGAGCAACCCGCCGGCGGGATGTGCTCGCACAAGGTGAAACTCACCGACGCCGCGGAAGTGGACGGCGACGTTGTCGCCTGGTTGAAACAGGCCTACGATACGGCGGGTTGA